A stretch of the Acyrthosiphon pisum isolate AL4f chromosome A2, pea_aphid_22Mar2018_4r6ur, whole genome shotgun sequence genome encodes the following:
- the LOC103309646 gene encoding uncharacterized protein LOC103309646 → MYEPTKKCSKCSARHHTLLHFGDHDQIVISAHITVAASSTRGPHASVLLATASVVIQNEEGNHVTVRALLDSASQSSFITKRCVHLLQLVRKKCDVMVQALSGTRAPVVKGSANIIIRPVDQEKPQFNVDVLILSRITGPVLPERVWSDNWTHTHRLQLADPEYSETLPIDVLLGADVFPYLFLGDKRKGIAGQLIAMFTVFGWVLMGKTSSSPDRNIVTMCSITYSVDRMLQRFLENENVPTVEKSSQADLECERIYQSTTTRQSHGRYIVHLPFLQDPSLLGKSEDVALRRLEQLEISSNSFLSSVTSITTQ, encoded by the coding sequence ATGTATGAACCAACAAAAAAATGCTCAAAGTGTAGTGCAAGACACCATACCTTACTTCATTTCGGTGACCACGATCAGATTGTCATTTCTGCACATATTACAGTGGCCGCGTCGTCTACCAGAGGCCCCCATGCATCAGTTTTGTTAGCAACCGCCAGTGTGGTGATTCAGAATGAAGAAGGAAATCACGTCACTGTACGAGCACTATTAGACAGCGCCAGTCAAAGTAGCTTTATAACTAAGCGTTGTGTTCATCTATTGCAGTTGGTCAGAAAAAAATGTGACGTTATGGTACAGGCTTTGTCTGGGACACGTGCTCCTGTGGTAAAAGGAAGCGCCAACATAATTATACGTCCTGTCGATCAAGAAAAACCACAATTTAACGTAGACGTCCTAATTTTATCTCGTATAACAGGACCTGTGCTGCCAGAACGCGTCTGGTCAGATAACTGGACCCACACACATAGATTACAATTAGCCGACCCTGAATATTCCGAGACGCTACCGATTGACGTTTTGCTCGGTGCCGATGTTTTCCCGTACCTTTTCCTAGGTGATAAAAGGAAAGGTATCGCGGGACAACTGATTGCCATGTTTACTGTCTTTGGGTGGGTGCTCATGGGAAAAACGTCCAGTTCACCAGACAGGAACATAGTCACTATGTGCTCAATCACGTATTCGGTAGACCGAATGTTACAGCGTTTTCTAGAAAACGAAAACGTTCCAACCGTAGAGAAATCTAGTCAGGCTGACTTGGAATGTGAACGAATATATCAATCGACCACAACGCGCCAATCGCATGGTCGTTATATAGTGCACTTACCATTCCTGCAAGACCCATCACTTCTCGGGAAATCGGAAGACGTGGCATTGCGTCGGTTAGAGCAGTTGGAAATCAGTTCCAACAGTTTCCTGAGCTCCGTGACGAGTATCACAACGCAATGA